A stretch of DNA from Cryptomeria japonica chromosome 4, Sugi_1.0, whole genome shotgun sequence:
GGTGCCGcaagaatgttgctagtattgtgaacactttgactatcataataatttactaatttagatatattctcaaatttccatataagatttaataaaaagaatgaaatgaacttgtaatgaaattcacttgggtatcaatgccaaatgtttcgttcaataaggattctgtcatgacaatgttctctgtagcaaactccgcttgtgcacgtgcattctcagaactattaggatcataagtgcaaagagaaccacaagatcgacaaaaatgagttgGAACTCGATGCatagaagaatcaccatcatcactcacatcaccctctactagaggcctagcatactgtataagggtttgagtgagtgagctaatggagtctagagtttcgacctcaatactctccttcacaatggaaggaataataacatgctccaccataggtctggccaagggtcttggtgggagatttgggtcacgttgtgcaccctctctatcatgtgaggaacccccacctctaccttggaaatctagaaaatcaaaatagtttgggatctcattaaggacaaactcacaatatagttttctgaaaaagtattggggtacctcatgattattgcatgggggctgatcaaataccatccaccacctatcccaaaaattgttcttaatcccttcatgatgacatccctgaatagggaatctcctacatctagggtgtaaaggttgattcattcgggggtccgtaaaaagagcacacaagtcaaatttattaattttctttttcttcactgccacatatgataatttgttagcataaaattgcttttgtccttccttcttactggaccaaaaatttatttgcccactcacggattgtatgtgagatacaataaattgcaaagaactggcaaggtttgtcctatgggagtttgttccagtgggatcttttagacttgtgattaaaccttcaagctctttttggctattttctatttgacctaataggttttcttgtgtacctatgggatgtctagagatcgtaggaggttcttgatgtgcttcttcttcaatatggtcttcatgaggaggtgattgagtgttttcaacattttcttgtctaatctcatttcctgataatgaaaataaatttaaatcaataaacctagtttaatcttcaaattaataaaaaaaatgacaataagaaaacaaaaatacattcCTCTTCAAGCTCTTCGATGGCGTggtggcattttgatgagagatggacaacttagtgcccaatatcaatCTTCTACAAAGGATGAGCGCAAGAAAATGACACCCCAAATCACGAAAACATGGGTTTGGGAATACAAAATGCATTCAAAATGCGGACTTGggtttttttaaagtttgaaagGTCATAAGGCGCACGCCTTATgaccattttttaatttttttgaagtgtaacacctttttggtaccacaacttcgtgcatatatatatatatatatatatatatatatatatatatatatatatatatatatatatatatatatatatatatatatatatatatatatatatatatatatatatatatatatatatatatatatatatatatatatatatatatattctatgtgtgtgtgtgtgtgtgtgtgtgtgtatgtatatatatgtatgtatacatatgtatatgtatatgtatatatatgtatttgtatgtgtatatgcatgtgtatgtgtatgtgtatgtgtatgtgtatgtgtatgtgtatgtgtatgtgtatgtgtatgtgtatgtgtatgtgtatgtgtatatgtatgtatgaatgtatgtatatgtgtgtgtgtgtgtgtatatatatatacatatatacatatatatatatatatatatatatatgtatgtatgtatgtatgcatatgtatgtatatatgtatatatgtatgtgtatgtgtgtgtgtgtgtgtgtgtgtgtgtgtgtgtgtgtgtagacacacacacacatacactttTCCATTAACTGTTTTTAACTTTTGTTTATCCACCTAAACATATTTTaacaattttatttcttttattgtaCATAAATACATTTTGATGTCTATTGTTTGCCCCTTACATAAATACAAAACTTATACATATAATTATGTGTATCTATTTTGATATGTAGATTTTAATTTTGTATGCTTTTCATATTTTGCCCAGGGCTCTTTACGTACAACTTTCATTTGCTTGTGGAAGCACAGGTTATAGCCATGTCCAGATTAAATgttatgtgtgtgtttgtgtttttGACACTTAAAATTTGCATTTGAGTAATCAAACCCTCTATAATTTGTGTGGGAAAAGCAATCATAAATTAATTATAaccttttaataatttaaaaaaagaagcaaaaggatGCACAAGTATGTTCAAATCAATAATAAGATGTGAAACTAAAAAAATATAGATCTATTAACTCTAATGTCAGCCGGAATCATAGGATTACAATTATATTATGCACAATCAAAATCAAGTTCACCAAAATCTAAAGGAAATAAGTTTTCCTTATTGTGGTTttaaataaaccaataaaatgcaTGGAAATAAGCATAGGTTGATCAACATCTAATAAGTGTATCTAGTGAGGTCTAATGTGTTATAAAGCTCAATGCTAAGATACAAAATCAAAAATAATGAATAGGCATACTTAGCTCTATGACTAAAGAAAGATTGTCATTGTTAAATATTTTCGAATCTAACTAATGTTTGCTTTGATGTCACCTCTTTATCTTTATAACTCCTCAAATTATATGATAAAATGGTGCTTTCTTTCAGATAAAATCAATAGATACCATATTTATAATTATGATTgaattttctttgtcttcttttggTCGGAGTTGATGTGTTCCtctattatattatttttgttATTAATCGTTATTTGTTATACTCTTTTTTGTATTGAAGAATATTTGAACCCATCATAATCTATTTAAAGTAACAACATATAAAAATCCATAAATATATTTCTATAATTGTaaatttatgttttgtgtctaCTCTTGACCTTGATGTGGATAATATTTATttatactagcacttgcacctaaATGAGGTGCAATGAATAaagctgatagtaatttatacaaTTATAAATGTAAAAAATATCTAACAATTATTTATTTGTAATTAGCATGCACACTAGATTGGCAATTTACATACTTTGTCACTCATTTGTAGTAAATTTAAAACAGTGATATTGATGATTGATATTAAAAGTGGTTAGAAAATaacccaattttgaaaaaaaatcaatataaattAGCGAGTGcaaagtttttatttttaaaaagttataatatttcatgaattataatttatatttagtaagaatattttatattttgtaagaaataattttaattgtttttaaaatatttaagtaaaaaaatttaattgtaattaatattaaattaatatattaaaatcaagaataatttataaataataatgtattaattaaaagaaaaaattaaagataaatatttttataatattaactattaatcatttatatttaataaaaatactTTATATTTGATAATGTTAATTCCAAAAAATAGTAAGAATTAACTTAATTAGTTTAAAGTCTTCTAAGTAATTAATaaccattaaaaatattttttttacttctaatatattttttaatttttgcaatAGTCCTGCTGTGGATTCTACACGAGGAATCTTTTCATGGATGTTCCTTCTTCTCATTCCTCAATAAAGATGGCATCACCCAAACAGTTGCGACAATGTTAAAAAAGTAGGTATAAGTAGTTTTTTTATAAATCTTGCATCACTCAAACAACTTGTTACAATTTTTTAGTTTAAAATGTAGCTTAAAATTTCGACATAATGGGTAAAGCAAATCTTCTATCTTCTAAGCCATTGTATGCATTGATTGAGTCCATTCCATTCTTTTGTAATGCATGCAAGAATGAAATTTATGTGTAGTACTTTCAGAATAGTTTTGTCAAACATAAAGAGatagaaaatatttaaatatttaagcaATTGGTTATACATCATTGGAACAATTCAAACAATCTAATATGAGAACTTTCTTAAACAGGTCTTAATGATCAAGAAAATTCAATGGGTGATCAACTTGTTTTACACTGAGCAACAACAAAGGCAAAAATATAGATTATTGTCTTTGACCTTCTGTTTTTCTATTTGGTGGACTACTTTTCTTGTTGTTCgtttgttttttgtattttaatcttatttttataaaaaaaaattataatagtaAAACTAATCTCATAACGAGACAAGttttactagttcaactcacaaatttcaagagaaaagtGAAAATTtctaatataataaaaatttaaaactatATTTTTAGCATTTGTGAATTATAAAAAGTGATGAAACAATCTAGTATAAATGTTTACCACATTTTATCAACAATATATTCTTCCCttaaaaatttaaacaaataattgattcctaaatatattttataaataatttcaaaaaaatatacaaCTTTAATGACTATTTAACATTCAAAAATTAATATAATACAAATAATTTTTCAATAATATTCATAGCTCCAAAGATATAAAAGTAatactacaaaatatttcatattcaataatacttaaaaatatatatcttttttttcaaattttcctttctattGAGATATACTATACCATCTAGGTGACACAAGTTGAACATTATTTCATCTGCTCACAATAGACTCTACTATCCAAAATAACACATTAAGACATCATTATGTTTTGGACTAGCCAAGAAATAAACAAAAGAATTTTTTTGGGGCTTAGTATGTAGATATAGATGAACTTCCCCTATTGCCTGAGTCAGTTGTATTTATATTTCTTTCATTATTAATAAAAGGTGAGATATCTATTGGTAATTGAAGAGTTGTAAGGGTGCCAAGAAATGTACATTTGATTGTATTTAATCTATCAATTATCTCAGTCATATCAGGTCGCTCTTGAGGTGACTCTCTTGTGCAAAATAACCCAGTTTGTATAAATTGAGTAAGGCATTCCATTACTATTGATTTCTCTGATTCATCAACATCTATAAGAAGGCATTTATCCACGACATCTGAAATTCTATTTGGAAAATGCATTTCTATCCATTTTTGTAGATTGATTCCTTCATTGAACATATCATCTATTGATCTCTTCCTTGTCAACAATTCTAAAACTGGAATTCCATAACTGTACACATCTCCCTTTGTAGTAAGATTTCTGCCTATTCCATACTCTATAATAACAAATAAACAAGGATACATTACTACTAAATTTGAAGCAATAGATGCTTAATAAGATAAACCAAAAAAAACATTAAAGTATATAGTGCAATAATGAGTAATGTGTACCTGGTGCAATGTAGCCAATAGATCCTCTAAGTGCATCTGTAGAAGTCAAGAAATCCCTTTATAAACCAACCCGAAACTGCGACTTCCTAAAATATTTTCATCTACAAGTTCTTCATATGAAATTTTTGGAGGCCATAGTTTGAGAGCAGGGGTACTCAAACTTCTATATCTATAGGAAAATGCTACCAATAGAAGAGACATGATCAAAATTGCAATGCCAACAACAATAGAGATTATCACCTTTTTGGAGACTGATGATTGGTTGTGATTGGAATGAGAGCATGGAGGCAAATTGATCCATCCACCACACAAGCCAAGATTTCCCATAACTTCTGAGGCATCAAGGGTTGCAAAAGCTCCTCCCTTTGGTACCTCTCCAGCTAGCATGTTTGAAGAGAGATTGAGATGCTGAAGCATTTTCATCTTTTTGAAAGCCACTGGTATCATTCCTGACAAATTATAGCAAGAAAGATCCATGTACTGCAATTTTTGTAGATCTGCGAGTAATGGAGGGATTGGCCCCTCGAATGCATTCAAAGAAAGATTGAAGTATTCCAACTTCTTGCAGCTTGCCAGTGCACTGGGAATGCCTCCTGAGAAATTACTTTGAGAAACATCTATAGCTAAAACCATAACCATTTTACTCATTTCCAAAATAGAACCTTGAAgtaaatttttggaaatattgaaataTAACTGGAGATTCTGAAGACCTGCAACTTCAGGAGGTAGATTTCCGGATAGTTTGTTGTGGGCCAAGTCCACCCTTTCCAATGTCTGACATCTCCCTAAACTGGCAGGTATTTTGCCTGatagttgattgtgatgaagaataAGATCGCGTAATTGTGGAAGCTTGCCAAGACTTTCTGGAATTTGGCCTGAAAGCATATTCTCACTGAGTGACAACAATCCAAGCTTTTTTGAATGGCAAAAACTTTCTGGAATTCTTCCCTGTAAATTGTTTGTGTGCAAATATAATCTTTCCAGATTTGGAAGTCTACTGAGTGCAGATGGAATTGTCCCATTTAATTGGCTTGCATTTAGATCTAATAGAGTCAAGTTTGTGAGATTACCAATCTCATCTGGTATACTTCCCCTAATTTCATTTGAGTTCAAAGCTAGATACGAGAGTGACTTTGAAAGGCGACCAATTGAAGTGGGCAGGACACCAGTAAAATAATTAAATGCCAAATCAAGATTTTCCAAGCTGGAGCAATTAGTTAACACTGTTAAAATAGATAAACCACTGCTCCCACTAACAAAATGATTATGCCACAAATTAAACCAACTCAGCTGCTGCATTTTCCCAATTCCCAGAGGCACTGTGCCGGTCATTTGGTTGTTGTTCAATTCCAGCACTTGCAGCTGAGTCCAATTACCCACTGTGCTGGGTATTTCTCCAGTGACTCAGTTTCCCCACAACTACACTTCTTGCAACTCAGATAGCCTTCCCAACTCAGCAGGAATAACACCTTGCAGTCTATTTTGTTCCAAGGCAATAATTCTTAAAAAGGACAGGTTTCCTAAGAAAGGTGGGATAATACCTGTCAATTTATTTACGCCTAATGCCATGGTTTCTAAATTTGAAAGAAGACTAAATTCAGCGGGAATGCTTCCACTTAAATTGTTATACGACAGTAAGAGAAATTGTAAAGAACGACAGCCTCCTAGAGAGGATGGAATGATACCTTCCAAATTGTTTTTGGACAACCGAAGCCTTTTCAGGCGAAATAGCATTCCAAGCTGATATGGAATATGGCCTTTGAAGCTATTAATAGGGAGAGCAAGTACTCTAAGGAAGGAAAGATTTCCCAGGGAGGGAGAGATTGACCCAAGTAATCCCTTACCAGTGAGATTCAAGGAAACCACACGCTGTCGACGAGAAGAGCAGGTGATTCCTGTCCAATTGCAGAAGGTGTGATTGGGAGACCAATCTGAGAAGGAATTATATGGGTCGAGAGAGATAGAAGCTTTGAAAGCCATGAGAGCTTGTTgatcagaataattagaagactttGCCATATGAGCAGGCAACGCAGCAGAGATAGCATCATCAACATCTTCATTCTTAGCATGCGCCCAACGACATTTGTGGTTTACGACCCGAGCTCAATTATATATTTGACAGAGCATGTGTGGATAAGAAAATTGaagtttttatttgtttaaattttataATGCTAACAAGATGTTTACTACTGAATCGTATCGCTAAGATTTACGGAGGAGTCTAAGTCACAGTAAATATTTTTCTACTCAAAAAGTTTTGAAATGTATATATCTGTCATGTATTAATGACTAATTAATGGAACAGCGAAAAAGGCTAAATATTATTTGGCTACAGATTTAGTGGGGTAAAATAATTAGGTTTTGAAATGTACCTAACGCTCAGGTATTCATAAGAAAGTAATAACATATTTAATTATTAGTTCTTATTAAGGAGGAAAGCATTGCATTCATTTAATTCTACtatttaattagtttaatcaatcatttcaaagaattaaaatttatggatcaatattctataatttattttttattttaattttaaataatttaaaaatatcatttttttggtATTTCTATTGATTTGCGAAAGTAGAAAATTCAATTTCTCAACTAGGCACATTAATTTATTTTAACTACTAAGTAGGTTTGGTTTAGTTTGTATATGGTGATGAGGCAACTTTCCAAGCAATGACAACTATGGCTATGTGAAATGGCAAGAACAAATAGTAAACACAATACTCCTTTATCTTCCTTGTTATTATTACTTAAACTTAATTATTTTATTGAGGTAAAGATTTATATATAAAAGTACTACTTTTAATTTTATCttcattgttattatttatttactagTAGCCACACGATTTTGCCATACAATATAAAGCCGATtggcttttttttttaaatgaagttGAAGTTGAAGTGAAAGTGGGTTAAGGGAAATAAAGTATTATTTTGTTTTATTAAATTTGAAGGAaacttaaatttatttatttattttgtattatGAAAAACAATAGATTAAAGGGGGAAAAGAGAAATCATCTATTTAATTTAGCTATCAAGAGTTGTTTTTGGATGAATAACATCAAAGTGTTAAGTGGAGGACGAGGATATCAATTTAGCAATGAAGTTGTTTTTTTGTGTTTAAATTATTGAAACTATTTTAATttcatattagaaaaaaaaaaaattaattttttttttttgaatcattGCTACTTAACAAatgaaattaataattttttttttaattatatagaaAGACATCCATAAACATTGCATGACAAaaagtttaaattattttttacaTTTTGCAATAGTAAATAATAGTGTGGTGAATTTACATATAATAAGACATTTAGAAATAGTATTATTGTAATTCAGAACATGAAATAAATATTTCAATTTGAAATTGATATAGAAAGATATCTATAAAGTGgatgatttttttttaacattattaGAAAATATATTTACAAACTTTTAATTGCCATGTAGAATTCAAACCATTGCAACTTAGCAGAAAAAAttaatagtttttttaattttttcaaattttatggaAAAACATTTATAAAGATTGCATTATGTTAACTTGAGAGAAATTATCAAGCAACGAAAACATGTTATTTGCTTATTGTTTTCATCTGCAGATATTAAGGTTTTATCGTTTTCATATTTTGTTCCTAAAGCTTTTGGTTActattgacgggtgttttgacacactcaccaacaatcaAATAGAATATGAAATGTAAACCACCTAGATCTTGAAAATTaatcaatcttgaaagactaatcactccaaggtctctatagttgggccACGACGGTGTTGGGTCTCTTAGTGGCTGATGTGATTATACCTGTCAAGGGGCTTGctggttgaaacaaaacaaaaaaaatctttttttttttaattttttgatttctaCTTGATAAAGAAACTTCAAAAGAACGGTCAGGGTAATAAGAGATAACAACCAAACGAATACTGAACTTAATGAACTACAAAATCAATGGATTAGAGcaaggtattatcaataacattTAATCAACATTCATAAGGGACGTTCCAACAAATATGCGAAGTCATACAACCCACATATAAACGGAAATAGCAATCACAAGATCAGATAATCACTCTACTATTTAATCCTCATACACCATtaacatgcacaatatgattcataaaacaataaagctTGGAATAACAAGGtgttgattcaaatgaaagaagaTACCAAACTACGAAGAATAGAAACCCATAGAACACGTATTGTAGATCAAGCAATCCACAAGTTGTTTTTGTATTAATCTTTTTGTAGAATGATTACAATACTTCAAAAGTTGATGAGAAATAAATTACATAAAACTAAATTATCTATctaaatggccttgaatcatcaattcacAAACCCTCAAATGGCCCAAATCCTACAATTTAAAGAGTTTGACCCTACATCTTAGGAAATAATAATGCCTATAGACTAGGGTTACAAAAAGGGAGGAgtcacagttgacatgcaagtcgcTGTCTATGCACTCCAGTTAAATGTTACTAAACTGGTACTCCATGTCCACTTCAAAAACGGTGCTCCAACAAcaactatttcaaaccatacaaaaataACGCCCAAAAAATATGTACGAGATGCAGCTTCAATTGATAGCTTAGTTGTGATAGCGGTGGCAGTGGTCTAGCATGCATTTGCCTTGTAGAACTACATGGATAAAATATTCCAAGGAAGCGGTAGGTGGATCAACAATGTATCCTATTCCGAATTTTGATACTCTGAGTATCTCTTTTATACTTTCCACTTTATCAACCATCTCATCCATTAGTGTCTCTATTTATTGACACTAGAATATTACATACATGTACCTATTCATTGTGTCTCTAGTAAACTCAGCAGTGTCTGGAAAATAGTATGCAACATAGGAGTCCCACTTACTGAGTACGGCTTCTTGTTGTAACACTCTATCTAGTTTAAGACCATGACCATGTCCTCCTAATAGTTTAATAAAAAATTGTTTATATTGATCCATGTATTGAGGAGTGGAGGATGTTCCTTGACTGCTTTGATACAACTTTGCTCCATGATTTCCATCTTCAAATCTAAAATATCTATATATGATTGCAAATTGGCAATAGTCTCACCCACCAACAAGGCTTCTTTTGTAATCATATCTTCTTCCAGCCCTCTGATCTTCTTCAAAACATTATTCTATTTAGAAAGTTGTAGAAGTTGTTGCTCCCACTATGCAACACAATATATAAGAGCATTCTCATTAAAATGAGCTTCCTCGCCTATCTCCATTGTATTCTGCAAAAATGGTTTTACTTTTCCCCATTGGTCCTTCGTCCAAGTATTAACTGTTATAGCTACCTTTTTCATTTCATATAGAGCTTTAATATCACCAAGTAGGAGTGATGAAGTAGATGGCAAAGCATCATCCGTTCTAGAGTCAAGAGGCTTGGCTATTTCCCtaatcaattatttatattgtcTCAATTGTGCCTTGACCTCTGCCTTAGTCTTATACTCTTTCTCCACCCTTGACTACACAATAGACATTGCAGCAACTAAGGTAGCCATCTCTCCCCATTTATTCTATTTGCCTAGGTTTACCTTGGATACTTGATATCTAGGGGTAACATGGAAAGATCCTTCAACATCCTAAACTGGCACTGCTATATCAACAATTATATCTCATGAATCCGTCCTTGAGAGATGATGAatcattttttctctttttgcTCTCCTTGGGGATTCTATAATTGCACCTTGTAAGTTTACACTAGGGAGAACGACCTTGTCTTTCTTTTTAAAAGTAAAACTTAGCCATTGAGGCGTTGAGTCGTCTTGCTCCTATCCCTGCACTATCACTTCTGTAGTGACCCTATGGGCATCCAAattctattgttgttgttgtttgtctTGATCTCGCTGCTCCTCCCATTGATTTTGCTGATCGGGAGGAGTTAGTGGCCTTTGTTGAAACTGAGCAACTTTTTGAGCAAGATTAGTGTGAAGGGATTGCTCAAGTTGTTGTTGCTTTGATATTTCTTCTAACTTCCTAGAAACATAT
This window harbors:
- the LOC131065431 gene encoding putative leucine-rich repeat receptor-like serine/threonine-protein kinase At2g24130, with product MTGTVPLGIGKMQQLSWFNLWHNHFVSGSSGLSILTVLTNCSSLENLDLAFNYFTGVLPTSIGRLSKSLSYLALNSNEIRGSIPDEIGNLTNLTLLDLNASQLNGTIPSALSRLPNLERLYLHTNNLQGRIPESFCHSKKLGLLSLSENMLSGQIPESLGKLPQLRDLILHHNQLSGKIPASLGRCQTLERVDLAHNKLSGNLPPEVAGLQNLQLYFNISKNLLQGSILEMSKMVMVLAIDVSQSNFSGGIPSALASCKKLEYFNLSLNAFEGPIPPLLADLQKLQYMDLSCYNLSGMIPVAFKKMKMLQHLNLSSNMLAGEVPKGGAFATLDASEVMGNLGLCGGWINLPPCSHSNHNQSSVSKKVIISIVVGIAILIMSLLLVAFSYRYRSLSTPALKLWPPKISYEELVDENILGSRSFGLVYKGIS